In Pueribacillus theae, a single window of DNA contains:
- a CDS encoding transposase, giving the protein MATLSQLTLNFNRQIKLSNNGGSLSSDTGEFLFREFDETIGFSKTLTQYLDLKDERLYYFHSNENLLRQKIYQIIAGYFEDDAADQLTNDPVFTQIIGT; this is encoded by the coding sequence ATGGCTACTTTATCGCAATTAACTCTCAATTTCAATCGTCAAATTAAACTGTCAAATAATGGAGGTTCTCTTTCCTCTGATACGGGCGAATTCCTTTTTAGAGAATTCGACGAAACAATAGGATTCTCAAAAACATTAACCCAATATCTGGATCTAAAAGACGAACGACTTTACTATTTCCATTCGAATGAAAATTTACTTCGTCAAAAGATTTATCAAATCATTGCCGGATATTTCGAAGACGATGCTGCTGATCAATTGACGAACGACCCTGTTTTCACACAAATCATTGGAAC